CAACAGAAGCACCGCCTCCAGCAACAAGAGTCCAGATAGTACCCTTAGGGTTAAGGATTGTTAACTTAAGGGAAGCACCAGTCTTGGAATCTAATTCAGCAATGTAGGCCTCTTCCTTAGACAACTCACGACCAAAAGGAGCAGGGAAAACCATTGGTGGACCAGCATCAATGTTAACCTTTCCAGAGGCAGAAGTGGAGTTGACGACTTGAccaagagcagcaggagaTCTGGCAATAGCCCACTTAGGACCACACTCGAACTCGGCAGTTTGATCTAATTTACCAGCCAAATCAAGGTAGTGCACCTCAACACCGTTGGCAGTAGGGATAACAACAAGAGGGTTAATCTCGAGGTAAGTGAACTGTAATTCAACGTAGACAGCATAAAGTCTGTTGACGAAATCAACCAAGGTTTGGTGTTGAGATTCGGGACACTTGGAGAAAAGGGACTTGATAATGGTCTCATTAGAAGGATATTCATTCTCAATGTCAACAGGAATCAGGATCTTAGAAGCCTTGGCATCAACATCACCGACATCAACACCACCCTCATGGTAGAACAAAATATAGTCACCCTCTCTAACTGAGTGGATGTTAATATAGTATTCGTGTTGTTGCTCATGAGGCACAAAAGGCTCAACGAGGAAGGTTCTTAAAATTCCGTCAATATGTTCGACCTGGACAGTACGAGCAGCTCTCTCGGCAATCCAAGCCTTGGACTCTTCCCAAGTCTTGTTAAGAGCCAAGAGACCGGACTTTCCTCTTCTCTTGATCAATTGATCTGGCTTGGCGACAAACTTGGCGCCAGGTGAAAGCAACCAGGGGTATGTCTTTTCAGCCTCAGCTAAAACCTCATCAATTGACTCAACAGATGGGAAAGTGAGCGAAGCCAACTTGGGAGTGGAACTTTGAAAGCTGGTCTTGGGCTCTGATTCGGAGTAGACGGGTGATTTGGGGAGAAAGTAGGCAAGAAGGGCCTTTCCGTCGGCTTCGTGAATTGATTTAGCAGAcatggttttttttttggtaatatcaaatcaaatactCAATTGCAAACAGGTTCTATCAGAATTGCCAATTGCtatttttcagtttatttttttttattggtAACAGATGTAATTATGTTCccacgaaaaaaaaacgtAAATGCGATATGTATTTTTCTCGGTACTGAAAAACACCAGATGACGCTccctgtatatatatagacgAAATCAATCTGGGCTATGTCGTGCGGTATGGTGGTGAGTCTACCGCTGTATGCAAGGGCGCGTTAGGGGCGTATGTCAGTCAGCCTATCTTTTAGGATATATAACCTGTCAAATTATGTCCCAACTATTCTCGCTGATAGTTCAGCCGTGATCTCGCCAGGCCATTCTGGGCCCCCAGCCTGCAATCCCTGCCAAATTTCTCCCCCTGCCCACGAATTTGGCTGCTTTTACTAGTAAATGTTGGGAGTTGGGCCTGCATTGGTGGTGTCCCAACCTCTCTGGTAGGTTCTACCCCTCGCGCGGCTGCTGACCGTCCTGCGGTATATGAACTCCCACCCCGAGGCCACCCACGGAGGCATGCTAGTACTATTTGTGAGGGTCTATCAAAATGTCGAGCTCAGAATGCACGCTAACCAGGGCTAATCAGGCCGTTAGCGGAGCTCACCCGGTGAAACTTAAAACGGGCTATAGAGCTAAAGCGATTTAAGAAAGGGCCATTTTTGGGAGTAATATATTCATAGACATTATTTGTCTTGACATGTAAATTATAGGGTTCTTTGAGTGGGGCTTTGGCTCTGGAACTGAACTGCAATGCCGGCTGTTCAGAGAAAATGGGGTAATTCAAGCCCATTAAGCGGTAAAgaccccctgaaatttcagcaTCCCCCGATGCATCTTCACTGGTACTAATTTTTGTTGACTCGCCCTCAACACATGCATGTAAGCGCACAATGCGGGGCCAAATTTCCCCAACCGGCTTTCCCGTCAGTAGCATGTTGGAAGTTTGTATTGCATATCAATGCAGCTCTTGGGGAGTTTATCCGGGCTGCCAAGCTGTGAGATAACTGGGTCACTCCACTAGTATTGTATCTAGAGCTGCTTTTGAGATGTCTTTGGCTGCCGTAATGCTCGTCTGCTACTAGGAGGTTTATCTTAGAACCAATTTGGTAGATAACAGATATGTGGTTTTGCTTATCTGCATTTGCTAGAGAATTCCCCCATCAGAGCAGAGCAGCATAATCTAACTAGTACTTGTAGGAAGAAGTTGTTGGTATTTAAGGTCGGCTTCGAGGTTGGCTTCTGTCAAGTCGATCACTTTTTGTACTTTTTTACCCTTCCGTGGTTAATTTATTAGTTGAGCAGTAAAAATTTGGGAGGGTGCGAAAAAAATAtcccaaaaaaattgaataattacagcaccttctgttcacgcctggtctcccacggcattactgatcaaggctcttagaggcttgaatatgattgatcggacgggaaatcttattttactcTAGATATGGCCGTAACTGAACTTCTTCTTAACGCCCTGGCTAGAATGTGATAGGACTAGTCCTTTTTTTCCGTAACAATTCCTTATAAAATCGTCTACATATCATGTTAATGGATCTGCAAAGACCAGAAAACAATACGCCTTTGAGAAGTctctaataataaataaattatataaataaatatgtacAGTATTGGTGATATTACACAGAAAGCTCACCCTTTCTTTTTTCGTCCTTCAGATTCAAATCCATATCCATCTCGTCTTTGTTATCATCCTCATGTTTGTCCGCAATAGCGCGGTCAGTCTCATCATCATGGCCCTCTATATCTGGGGGGATGATTTGCATTTGAACAGAAGGCGCTCCATTTAGGAACCTAAGCTGCTCCAGCACTTGAGTTTTGACTGATTCGAGGTATTTCCGagtatttttgttttcaagctTGCCTGATAGGTTTGGATGGAGGTTGTAATCCGGAGCAAAATATTTGATCATAGGTAAACTCTGAGGAAGGCGTGAGTCCAGTTCAACGTCTAAACAGATCGATGTTTCATACGCCCATAATCTGGAAACATTTCTCGGCGTATaacctcctccaccaaGAACTAACAATGGAATACCAAACGATCGTGTGAACCTTACACATTCACCATGAGCCTTAGTATTAAGATTAAAACAACCCAATCGATCACATCCTAGTGAGTCTGCTCCACACTGAAGCACTATGGCACCAGGTTGGAAGGCGGTAAGCACAGGCTCCAATATCGATTTGAACAGCCTAATATAAGATTCATCGTCAATACCATCTTGTAGAGGAACATTCAATGAGTAGTGCTTTCCATTTCCTGCTCCAATTTCATCGTAATTACCTGTACCAGGAAAGTATTCACCATTGTATTTGTGCAGCGATAAAGTCATAACTCGGTCGGAAGCATAAAATGCTTCTTGAACACCGTCTCCATGATGGACATCAATATCGATGTAAAGAACTCTTGCATGATATCGTAGCAAGTTCAATATACTCAATACGATGTCATTAACATAGCAAAACCCTGAAGCTTCAAATTTTTTGGCATGGTGCAAACCACCAGACCAATTTATTGCGATATCGCTTTGACCACTAATCAATTTCCTTGACGCATCCAAAGAGGCACCAGCATATATAGTTGAGTAATCATACAGGCCGTCAAATATAGGGCAATCATCTCCAATATTAAATTTGGAGAACACATTAGTAAACTCCTTGATATTATCTGGAGTAACTCTTTGCAAGAAGTCGACATATTCGTCAGCATGGAATGACAATATTTCATCTTTAGTGGCTCTTCTCGGCTTGTATAAATCCATCCTCTCGTGTAAACCATACGACAAAACTAAATGATCTGTCAGCATCAGTCTAAACGGTTTCATAGGGTGCCTCGCTCCGAAGTGAAACCGCGAAACGTCTTCATTAAAATGATACGAGACATTAGGTTTTATTGGTGACGTAAAATCCTCATACAGAGGGGTGTTTTGCGTTGTTTTAGTATCATATGTTAACGTCGGTTCCCAGGTTTCCACTACCATTTTGAACTAACGAGGTGCTCCTTTGAAAGAAGTCGTTAGTAATTATTAAAGTGGATGTACAAAGGATGGGCAGATAATCATATATTTCATATCTGAGCCGCACCACCTGAACATTAAAGCCGCATCAAACGACCTACCAGTGTCTTCGCGAGTCCTGATTAATAAGATCCTTCTCgaaaaaaatttatatTCGATTAATCTACTTTTATATAATGGAACAACTTTTTTCGCATAAATGTGGTTCTAAGCagttaaataaatacagcACTCAACCGAAATCTCCAGCACACAATTCTATCTAATGAactaaatatttattaattttaataaaattaatttaaatTTTAATTATAAAAACTTCTTGAGATGGACACCGCGTGACTCAATTTCTTTGGACCCGCCGGAAATACTGGTCGGATCTCGGTGATTGGTCTGCGTAGAAGATGGGGTTAATATAAACACTCATACAGATATGTTCCTATGTACCCCATGTAAAGTGTAGCTATTGATTACCCCCAATGTCGAAGATGGTGCGAGTTCTTGACCCTGGCTTTTAAAGGAATAATGCATTTAAATAAGCCACTGCTCTTCCGTCTATAATCTTTGGGCCTAGCCAGATTATACGCGACTAATTTGTTACCCGGCTGGTAGATGCACCTCTCGTGTTTGCATCGTGAGGTAATTAAGACGCGTATCATAAATTGACGTTGTTCCTCAACTCAGAATCAGTTCAAAGGCCAAAATGCATATTAAACAGGTAAGATGCGAATTGGAAATCAGAATATTTTGGTCGTGATCTAACTACTTAAAGATAAGAATCCAGGGGTTTCGAACGTATAAGGCAGAAACTGAGGCAGAGGATTTGAGTCCTCACCACAATGTTGTTGTGGGCAGAAATGGTTCAGGCAAGAGTAATTTTTTCGAAGGTAAGCTGTGTTTTTATAAGGTTAAACGCAATTGCATTGTGTTTTACTAACATGACAAAATAGCCATACAATTTGTTCTTGGTGATAAGCACAAGCATCTTGGTGCTCGTGAAGAGAGGTTAAAACTCCTTCACCAAGGTCCAGGTAGACCCATTATGAGTGCTTTTGTGGAAATTATCCTTGACAATACCGATAGGAGATTTACATCAATAGACAATGCAGAGGTCAAAATTCGAAGAACGGTTGGTCTGAAGAAAGATGAATATTCCATCAATAGTAGAAGTATCACTCGGCAAGAGATTCTTAACCTGCTTGAAAGTGCTGGATTCTCTCAATCAAACCCTTATTATATTGTTCCTCAAGGTAGAATTACTGCATTAACAAATGCGTCGAAAACAGAACGATTGAAAGTTCTCAAAGATGTAGCTGGTACAGAAGTATACGATAGAAAGAAGGAAGAGTCTACCAAGATTTTGGAAGATACAGAAAGAAACCGAGAAAAAATCAGTGAGACTTTGGTTCAAATTAACCAACGATTAGAGGAGTTAAAGGAGGAAAAGGAAGAGTTATCTGCTTATCAGAAGtttgaaactgaaaaacGTAGCTTGGATCATGTTGTGTACAACCGAGAGTTGGAAGTAATAAACAGCAGTATTGAGCGATTAATGGAGAGCGGTATGGATGGCCGTGAAGCTGTTGCCACTGAGACTGAGAAATTTGGACTGCTGGAAGATAACCTCAAAAACGCTGAGGAAGGTATCACCCGAGCAGATGAGCAGATTCAGATTTTAGAACGAGAAAAAGCTGAGTTAGAAGAAGATCTAGATGAAATTATTACCTCGCATGCAAAGGCTGAACTCAAATTATCTGAAattcaagaaaacaaagcCCAAATCAAGCAACGTCGACTAGAGCGCGAGCAAGAGAGTGCAGAACTGTCTGAAGAGATCAAAATTAAAGAGTCAGAATTGTTAGAGATAATTCCAAGATTTGACAAATTAAAGCAGGAAGAACAACAGCTTCGTGAGTTGGTAGAATCCCTGGAAGCTCGCCGAGACAGACTCGAGTTGAAGAGGGGCCAAAACTCGAAATTTTCTTCAAAGGGCGAACGTGATAGATGGTTACAGGCTCAGATCGCTGATGTGGAAGCAACTATTGCTGCTAGGAATACTGCTATTAGCGAGCTTCAATTAGAggttgttgagcttgaaaagCAACTGCATCAGGCATCAGAGGGTGTTCTTTCTCAAAGGCAGGGTTTAGATTCAGCTAGCGAGATGCATGGCTCTGCCCGGCGACTGGAgacagaagcagcacttgATAAAGAACGTTTGCTAGATGAACGTAAGGGCTTATGGCGTGAGGAGAGCCGCTTAGAAATTGCTTTGGACAATGCTCAGCAGAAGCTTGACAAAGCTCAACAACGTCTATCAGGAACTATGAGTAGGGACAACTACTTAGGACTCAaggcagttgaagaaatcgCCCGCGAATTGAATGTCAAAGGATATTACGGAAAATTGTCTGATGTTATATCAGTCTCCGACGACTTTAAGCTCGCTGTTGAGCGCACAGCTGGATCAAGTCTTTTTCACGTTATTGTAGATACAGATGAAACCGCTACTTTTTTGGTAAGCGAGTTATCTCGCCGAAAAGCAGGCAGAGTTACATTCATGCCTCTTAATAGGTTAACACCTTCCAATCATGTATATCCGGACTCGAATGAAACGACACCACTCATTTCTCGTATTCAGTATGATCCAAAGTTTGAGCCTGCTATTCAGCAGACATTTGGTAACATGCTTGTGTGCTCTACACTAGAGGTATGTAACCAATTCATGCACTCGCACAGATTGAACACAATTACTATTGATGGTGATCGAGTTGATTCGAAGGGTGTAATGACAGGAGGTTACCATAACCCCAAGAACTCCCGGCTAGATGCTTTACGGCTTGTGTCTGCTGCTCAAGAGGAAGTCAATAGGCTTAACAACGAGTTGATTGTCATCAAGAATAACATCACGATGAAGGATCAACAAATCACTCATGCAATGGGCGAAGCAACTCGGGTTGCTAATGAACGCGCCCAGATTCAAAGTAAAGCCAGGGCTTTTGAAGAAACCATTAGAACGGCAGTGGCAGAGGAATTAAGACTCAAGGCTTTAATTGCTGCTAAGAAAGAAGATTTGGTGGATAGAAATGGTAACTTGAAATCACTGATTGAGCAGCGCACCTCTTACGTTGAAGATTTGAAGACGCCTTTCAATAATAATCTTTCTTCAGAGGAGATTCAAGAATTGAATACGATTGGTGACAGGATCCGCTTTTCAAGGCGTCAATACCAACAGGCAAGCTCAGAACGGTCCAGGCTTGGCGAGCAGCGTGCACTACTAGAATCTGATCTTCAAGATAACTTATATGTGCGGAATGATCAGATCAAGACCAATAATATTGAGTTCTTAGAGAACAATGGGGACGACGCAGAAGCTGTTTTAATTGAGATTCAAACTCAAGTCAAAAAGCTTACAAAGGAGAAGGCCACGATGGAGAAGAAATTGTCCCAGGTGGATCATAATCTAGAGGCCTTATTTAAGGAGAAGAATGCTCATGCAGCCTCATTGGCTCAGATAGAAGAGGATCAAACGAAACTAGCACAGCACATTGAACAGCTACAGAAAAATGCCGACAAAGATGTTGCCAAGAGAGCACGTCTACAATCCCGTAAGGATATTCTCCATAGCAAGATCCGAGCTTTAGGAACCTTACCAGAATCGGTTAATGAGTTTGTGAATATGGATGCCAATCAGATCGTGGAACGACAGCGCGAAGTCACAGAACAACTCAAAAAGTACGTCCACGTCAACAAGCGGGCAGCCGAGCAATACCGAGATTCGTTAGAGAAACAGACGCATCTGATTGTTCGAGAAAGGGAGTTATCAGAAGCTTTGACGTCGATTAGGGAACTCATCCAGACACTTGACCGTCGTAAAGACGAAGCAATCAACCGAACTTTTAAGCAAGTTGATATTGCAttttctgaaatatttcaacagCTTGTCCCTGATGGAATCGGGAGATTGGTCATTCAAAGAAAACCTGCTACAACTGGAAATAGAATCGATTATACAGGTGTGGACATCGATGTGTCTTTCAACAGTCGTAACAACGAGCAGCAAGCTGTTAGTCAATTATCTGGTGGGCAGAAGTCGCTTTGTGCGCTGACTTTGATTTTCGCTATTCAGCGTTGTGACCCAGCACCTTTCTATTTATTCGATGAGATTGATGCTAATCTAGACACTCAATACCGAACGGCAGTTGCTCATATGTTAAAAGAACAGGCCAAAGATGCACAATATATTTGTACAACGTTCCGGCCTGAGATGCTTACAGTAGCTGACAAATTTTACGGAGTTGTTTACAAAGATAAGATGTCTACAATTGCACCTATTAGCGCGAGTGATGCCATGTCATTTATTGAGAGTGCCGCTCAATAAAGCTCATTTTACGATAAGAtgatttaatatttaatttaatatatAGTAGATGAATAAATGACTAAGATTTAATATTGACCGCACCAAAAAAATGCCAGCTTATACACcgacaacaaaaaaagcaGTCAATATAATGCAGTTAAAAAAGCAAGACAAAAAGCGGAACACAGAAAACGCAAAATCAGattaataaaaaacaatcaAGACAAAAAACAAGGATATCATAAGCAAGAATAAGTCAAAGCTTGCTGTCACTTTAAGGAGAAGAGGCTACCGAGTTGTCACCGTCGTATGAAATGTGGAATTGACTAAGTAAATTCTTGGCGGCAATCTCACCACTTCCAAAGGCTCCATGAACACATCCATTCCCGAGCATAGAACAGTGCTCTCCAGCAAACTGGATCCGAGAGTCATGGTTCTGGTCTAGGAAGTCCATAAACAAATCCGGTTCATCGCCAACCTTGGCGGCACTATAAGTACCAAAACCAGCGTACTTATCTTTGGTCCACTGGGTTATTTCCAAACTAACAAGGTTTGGAAGGTCCTTATAAGGCTCGGTACGAATCACTTTAAACAACGGTTCGAAGAAACTGTaaatttcttcatcagtcaTAGCTTCAAGTTCTCTTGTAAGTGGGTCAGCAGTTTGAATGCAAAGTTCTTTGAGGCCGCCAGCAACCACGTATAAGTTATTAATAACAAAGGCGTTATTTAATACAGGGTGCTCTTTATTGAGCATGTCATCAGGAGATGGATAGAACACAATTTGGTCACGCTCCTTGGGCCAAAAGACGTCATCAAATTCGAAGAAGATCTTTCCCAACGCACCGTATGAATACCTATCAAGAGCTTCATCAAAGGTTTGAGGCATTGGTGGAGTAAACGAGATCATGCGCTCTTTCAATACACCAAGAGGAACAGTGACGATGACAGCATCTGCATCAAAGCGGAATGTTTGACCGTTTTGGATAGCACTGACAGTTACTTTACCGTCGTCTTCAGTATTCACATCTTGTACTTCGACACCGAGAAGGATTTGACCGTCCCTCAAAAGGGGTTTGGAGTAATAGTTCACAATGGTGTCGTAGCCACCAGTAACGTATAAGTTACGTTCTTGGACATAATAAGAGAGGTGCTTAGATGAAGCGATATCAGAATTAATAGAAATCCATAATTCCACCTCACGCAAAGCTTGGGGAGCccatcttctttcttctttgctcAAAAGTTCATGATCCCTGACATATTCTCGGATAAATTCCTGGGCAGGACGGTCGGGTGTATCTGGATTGGTTGTATATAACCATTCAGCATAATCAACCCACTCTTCACAGACCTTTTTAGCCTTGAACTGAGAAGAAGCAGGGCCCCAGGGGGTATAGTAGAGAGGAGCACCATCATCATAGTAATAGTTTATTCCCAATTTCGAGATCAAACTAACCAGCTTGTTCTGCACAGTTTCGTGCATCCAAGCAGCACCAATTTCACGAGGAGGTTTACCAGGTTGTCTACTAGTGAACATACGTCCACCAATACGATCATGACGAGCTTCTAGGATAACAACATCAACGCCATGACGTTTGAGGACAGAAGCGGCACGCAAACCAGAGATACCAGCGCCAATGACAATCACACGATTGGCACCAGGACCTGGAGGGCCATTCAAAGATAAGGATGATAACGAACTAGCGGCAGTATCGCAGAGTTCATCAATAGAGGGTGACATTTCAATATTATTACGGTGGTGGTTAGAATAAGAAGAGCCATAAGAAGACATAGACAATGAACGTTTGTTGCCAGAGGATGGAACACCCATAGGTTGACTGGCAGTTCTTTCAACATTGTCGTTGTACGACTGAGACTTATCAGATCTATTTACATTACTGCTTacaccaccaccgctaCTACTATTACTCTCTGATCCCtcgtcatcaccaccagattCCATGAGGTCACTCATAGAAAATGATTTTTGTGAGGAAAACGACTGTCTACTGTTGTACGAAATTGTGGGCAGTATTGGTAAGAAAGAAAGCTAATAGAAAGCTCTCTTTAATAAGAGTTgataaaagaaaataaaataaaataataaaaaaagttgTTGATCAGATAATGCCTGATAAACTAAAAATTTGTTATCGCCTTGGTTCCCGATGTAAGATAATGTTGGGAGGAAACAAATAAACGTACCAAGTTGGGGGTAAGGGGGGTCTATATAGACTTGGGAGTAAGCATTGcctctctttttttgtttcagtTTTTTACCCTGCATATCTCGGGATCTGATTTGATCTGTCGGAAAAGCGAGGGCGATAGAAGGAATTGAGAAACAGGAAGCGGGATCTGTATGGCTATCATGCTTGATCACTAAGACACCAGACATGTACGATGATGTACTTGGCAAGGTCCACAAAAATACATattttcttgatctcgAGCGAGCCCCTCAAAATAATCAACTTATAATtatgaaataaatagtagACTCGAggatttttctttttgtttctgtttctgttttctAGGGATTTTTGAGAGAAGGTGGGTTTTTCACGGTAAATACCTGATTCTTTGGACCCCTATTTACGGTGATGATCGCCTAGGTTATTTTTCCATGGCTCAGCTCCCAGCTAGTGAACAAGAAGATAACACTAAACAACTGGGAATACccctcttttttttgtacaATGTTTTAGTCAGAAGGGCCTTTTGTTCCGAATGTTCTAGGCCATAGCTCCCGCTGACTCACCCTGATGAGCGGTCTTCTCTGTGTAACTAATAGTCTGGAGTAAGTAATAGACTTCCTCTGTCAGTGTAACTAATAGTCCGAGTAACTAATAGTCTTCCTCTGCCAGTGTAACTAATAGTCCGAGTAACTAATAGTCTGATGAGTGGGGTTGATCTGGCATAGTTGTCCAtgattggtggtggtggtgccgtGTGTTCTTATTGTTATGTCCAGTAATAGCCGCCCATTGGTCCGTCGGCAATCCGACCGGGTACTTGATAAGACATTCtcaaattaaaaaatatttggaaCTGAGCTGTAAAACtatcaaatatataaaaaaagataCTATAGAAATAGAGATTCATTTTTTCGATAGTGTGCTATCCATATTTTAGCCGCTAGCACGCTAGTAATGCTTTGAGTCCTCGATGTTGACAATTAAACGGTTGTTCTGCCCCCTCTTTTGTGCCCCTCCCCTCACTGCAAGGATAAGCAAATAGAGGGGATAGAGGGGGGGTATAATACATAAGATAGAGAGAGCGTCGACCCGCTATGCTCTACAAACATATGCTTAGATAATGGCCAAGTTTGCCGCCGTTCCAGACTCATGCAACAGTATACATAAGTTCAAGGATGCTGTTGCCTGTTCTGACAGAAGCCCATTAGCTTATCTTCTTGGCATCCAGGGGGTAGTGGGTTGATGAAACGGCTTACATGCAGGACAGAACGGACCCAATGGCCCCGGTGGTTGATTTCGTCGCTGTTACCTTATGCTCTCCATGTCtttttaaataataaatttcTAATGTTTTTCTCAAGTGGGCTGTCACTTGCCTGCTTAAGTTAATATTTCCTTTAATACTGCGAAGCTCATAATACAAggataataaatataccaCTAAAACAGTTAAAGTAGTGTACCTTTCGGATCTAATATTCGAATTCAActtcaagaaaatgatgcCAAATAATCTACCTCTCATGTCAATCATATACTCCTGTAAGCTGCAGTTTACTACATTATCAGAAGTTCGATAGACCTATCGCATAGTGACATGCTGTGTATATGCGTCAGTGTGCTTAACCGTTTTAAATTGCCGCTGAAGACGGTCTCCGATAGTCAATCACACACATGATCTTCTCCCCGCCTTAACCGGTTCCGTTTGCCAAACCGGCTAGCTTGCTTAGCTAGTCTATGTCATCCTATTTGGGATTAGCCAGTGATAAGCTATCTTGCATGGCTAAACGACTTACATCAAGCATTGACCAACCGACCAAGATACTTATATACTGCAAGAGCCTTCAGTGAAATCAGTTCTTGTAATTTACTGTTCACCCACGTCCAGTTCTTATCTCCAAAGAGAGAATATTTACATGCTGCATCCAGAGTTGACGGTTAACCTAGTATTACAACCTACCTACAAAAAAAGACCCTGGTCAAATATCACAAACGACTAC
The Sugiyamaella lignohabitans strain CBS 10342 chromosome A, complete sequence genome window above contains:
- the HOS2 gene encoding histone deacetylase HOS2 (Histone deacetylase and subunit of Set3 and Rpd3L complexes; required for gene activation via specific deacetylation of lysines in H3 and H4 histone tails; subunit of the Set3 complex, a meiotic-specific repressor of sporulation specific genes that contains deacetylase activity; co-localizes with Cmr1p in nuclear foci in response to DNA damage by MMS; GO_component: GO:0070210 - Rpd3L-Expanded complex [Evidence IDA] [PMID 19040720]; GO_component: GO:0034967 - Set3 complex [Evidence IDA] [PMID 11711434]; GO_component: GO:0005737 - cytoplasm [Evidence IDA] [PMID 22842922]; GO_component: GO:0005634 - nucleus [Evidence IEA,IEA]; GO_component: GO:0005634 - nucleus [Evidence IDA] [PMID 22842922]; GO_function: GO:0017136 - NAD-dependent histone deacetylase activity [Evidence IDA] [PMID 11711434]; GO_function: GO:0032041 - NAD-dependent histone deacetylase activity (H3-K14 specific) [Evidence IEA]; GO_function: GO:0097372 - NAD-dependent histone deacetylase activity (H3-K18 specific) [Evidence IEA]; GO_function: GO:0046969 - NAD-dependent histone deacetylase activity (H3-K9 specific) [Evidence IEA]; GO_function: GO:0046970 - NAD-dependent histone deacetylase activity (H4-K16 specific) [Evidence IEA]; GO_function: GO:0045129 - NAD-independent histone deacetylase activity [Evidence IDA] [PMID 11711434]; GO_function: GO:0004407 - histone deacetylase activity [Evidence IEA]; GO_function: GO:0031078 - histone deacetylase activity (H3-K14 specific) [Evidence IEA]; GO_function: GO:0032129 - histone deacetylase activity (H3-K9 specific) [Evidence IEA]; GO_function: GO:0034739 - histone deacetylase activity (H4-K16 specific) [Evidence IEA]; GO_function: GO:0016787 - hydrolase activity [Evidence IEA]; GO_process: GO:0016568 - chromatin modification [Evidence IEA]; GO_process: GO:0006325 - chromatin organization [Evidence ISS] [PMID 8962081]; GO_process: GO:0070932 - histone H3 deacetylation [Evidence IEA]; GO_process: GO:0070933 - histone H4 deacetylation [Evidence IEA]; GO_process: GO:0016575 - histone deacetylation [Evidence IEA]; GO_process: GO:0016575 - histone deacetylation [Evidence IDA] [PMID 11711434]; GO_process: GO:0045835 - negative regulation of meiosis [Evidence IMP] [PMID 11711434]; GO_process: GO:0032874 - positive regulation of stress-activated MAPK cascade [Evidence IMP] [PMID 18487345]; GO_process: GO:0006355 - regulation of transcription, DNA-templated [Evidence IEA]; GO_process: GO:0006355 - regulation of transcription, DNA-templated [Evidence IMP] [PMID 19379692]; GO_process: GO:0006355 - regulation of transcription, DNA-templated [Evidence ISS] [PMID 8962081]; GO_process: GO:0006351 - transcription, DNA-templated [Evidence IEA]) codes for the protein MLTDHLVLSYGLHERMDLYKPRRATKDEILSFHADEYVDFLQRVTPDNIKEFTNVFSKFNIGDDCPIFDGLYDYSTIYAGASLDASRKLISGQSDIAINWSGGLHHAKKFEASGFCYVNDIVLSILNLLRYHARVLYIDIDVHHGDGVQEAFYASDRVMTLSLHKYNGEYFPGTGNYDEIGAGNGKHYSLNVPLQDGIDDESYIRLFKSILEPVLTAFQPGAIVLQCGADSLGCDRLGCFNLNTKAHGECVRFTRSFGIPLLVLGGGGYTPRNVSRLWAYETSICLDVELDSRLPQSLPMIKYFAPDYNLHPNLSGKLENKNTRKYLESVKTQVLEQLRFLNGAPSVQMQIIPPDIEGHDDETDRAIADKHEDDNKDEMDMDLNLKDEKRKGELSV